Within the Thalassophryne amazonica chromosome 19, fThaAma1.1, whole genome shotgun sequence genome, the region ttatttatttcatatttcatatatTATTTCAGGAGCTTATTCCTAAATGATGCTGTGAGACTTATCAGCATTTAGCCTGAAAGAATGTTAAGATCAAAAGTTATTTTGTGAAAACTATGTTTTAGTGTCCCAGCAGTATGACTTCTTGAAATGGGCACATCTTTAAAAATACGTTTTCTCTTTTAGTGATGTCTGAAGGGACTCCAGGTACTATTAGTATACATCTATAAATTAACTGCAAAACCCAATAGCATGTGTGTTTTTACAACGCCACCTGGACATGAAACTACTATAGCATTTAAGTACAGAGTACACAAAGTGCCACAATAAAGAATGAATACTGGTATCTTAAAAATATGTCTGAGATCATTTATGAGAATCTTATGTGTCAGCCAGGTGGTTGTCAACGTGTGTCTCCCAGGAAAAATGGgaagaaatatatttttttaaaaactatagaaATACATTTAAACATACATTTTTAAAGACCCCTGTTAATTCTGACTTTAGTACTTGGCAATGAAATCTGTTATTGTATTCaaattctgtgaattgttctgtaatttatgtttgtagcatggcccaagcagagggtcacccctttgagtctggtctgtttgaggtttcttcctcagagggagtttttccttaccactgttgctctgggggttggtaaggttagaccatacctgtgtgaagcgctttgaggcaactctgttgtgatttggcgctatataaatgaaaataaattgaaaattaaattgaaattgaaattcttaTTTGCCTTGGTTTTATTTACATGAGGCTGTAGGAGCCTTAAGCAGCTCCTTCAATAATAGATTTATGCACCTTGATGCAAAACGGAACGCCGCcacaggtcatttattccaactgcagtcagactgtataatacctcaaaatggttttagcaccataaccacctgctgattttgcactattTACTACATTTAccgtcaccttttgtgctttgttacgtgcacaactgtgcaatttatcctgtgcaataattttaccaaaTCTATAAAtccttgttgttggcagtttcctcactTGCGaggaaatataatataatatataaatccTTATACGTATACATACTCACTTATATTCCatttttcacataatctgttcacattagtacatttatgcacccaccagcaaacattgctGTAGACTTCAGCCACCTTTCTTTAATATGCTACAATTGATTTTCCctgctgtgggatcaataaagttcatcTTATCTTTAAACATATAAAGTAACAACTGAAATGAAATATACAAAATTAATCAAATTATATGAAATTAACTAAAACAACCTACAAAATAATTTATACATAAATTTAAAATGGCACAAATGCGAGACTGTATCGTGTGTTTTTATTCCTTTTATGTCTGCATGTATCTATTTGTtatctccaccaaggaggttatgttttcggtcgcgtttgtatgtttgtctgtctgtttgtcagcaggataactcaaaaagttttgaacagattttaaggaaattttgtggagtggttggaaatgacaagaggaacaaatgattaaattttagtggtgatctggatcccgatgctaatgtgttagcatgtctatggcattttcaatgttaaaagttagcattaagcagttgcagctgtcatcacgttcgggtgcatttgttttcaaattgtaatatttcttaaatttatttttagttatatattaataatctaatgattattatatacaattttagagaaagagacaaaaagaaatagatcactgtgccaaggagggaatctctttagggtcagtgaccctatggccttgtttagagaagtgtttcctaaatgttaaaaaattaatatatttgcagtttagttgaataataaattgaattttgtctcttttttttgtctataagtacaatgcaatatcaatatcagtgctcagatgacagtagcttctgggaaaggtgcaagttgcaataaactgtgatgccaagcgctaaggatacatgctatccagtcacagcagatgaaactttttttactactgagcaaacatcattgttagacttttttaggttcaatgattccacggcatgtagatgttatggcatcagtgaccccatggccttggcggaggtttgcactctctgagtgcttctagtttttgaattaatttatactTAATCGTGGCACTTTTGATACTCCATATAAACCATCTGTGTGAGTTATCTGAAGCTATGCTTTGCTTTATTGCACTGCCCAGCAGATTGTGTCAGCAGTTATTGTACAAAATATGCCTGTTTTGGTTAATTTAGTAATATGTAAGTCCATAATAAAAATGTGTATTTAGAAAATTTATTTTCCAGTGTTGTTCATCTCCAGCTTAACACTGGGGTATAATATTTACATGAAATTATTCTTTTTCGCACCACGTTGCCTGAGCAGGTCAGGACCATAactatttggacagtggcaccaCTTTCGTACTTTTGCCTCTGTACCCCATCACAGTAGAATTGAgacgaaacaatcaagatgtcctTTTAGCAGAGTATTAACTTTAATTCAGTAGTTTAATAAAAAATatggcattaaccatttaggagttACATCCATTTTAGACACTTTCCCTCTATTTTCAGAACCCATAAGCAGttggacaaaataaatataaccATAATGTTTAAACAGAAATGATCCATTTTAGAGTCAGTTTTCTTGATATAGatattttcagcatcactgaatatgtcttagacttcataAATATGATCATtttatttaatatgttccattatGTACGGTCTCTGACAACTAAGGCATTATCATacaaatatttttgttaaaagcTAAAAGTCAGCACCATACATACATGTTTTTGTTCAGTTGAGTTCTGTTGTGATGAAGTGCAAAGCCAAGTGAACTGATGAATAGAAAATCATTACCAAAATACTTGCGGAACCAACTGCGCATTTGAGAAACAAGTGTtgaatgctgtgtgtgtgtgtgtgtgtgtgtgtgtgtgtgtgtgtgtgtgtgtgtgtgtgtgtgtgtgtgtgtgtgtgtgtgtgtgtgtgtgtgtgtgtgtgtgtgtgtgtgtgtgtgtgtgtgtgtgtgtgtgtgtgtgtatatatatatatgtgtgtgtgtgtgtatatatatatatatgtgtgtgtgtgtgtatatatatatatatgtgtgtgtgtgtgtgtatatatatatatgtgtgtgtgtgtgtgtatatatatatatatgtgtgtgtgtgtgtatatatatatatgtgtgtgtgtgtgtatatatatatatatatgtgtgtgtatgtgtatatatatatatatatatatgtgtgtatatatatattgcttgTGTAGTACTGGTCTTTTGTCATTGTTTACTTCTGCATCTGCAACAGAACCTTTTGCATTTGGATGAAATAATTCTATTTATCATTACTTATTATGTGGAAACAATAAGAGTCAAGGTCAGACACATTATTTGAATGCTTCAGGTTGATTTTATTGAGGAAGATACATCAGAAGGTCTCTGTATTGCAATACATAGCCTCCGGTGAGAGATAAAAAATACAGATCAGTCGTATCAATCACAATACGCTGGATCAAAAAGAGGAGAAATCATTCTTTGTTGAACTTTGTGTTGTAGGACACATAGTAACCAGTGTTGTACATGTAGAGTTTCTGATCAGTGGGATTATAATCCAGGTTGGTGTACTTCTCCTGGAACTTTTGAAACTGAATGTTGTGCTGTTTCTCCTCCCCTGTGTTGGTGTTGAATGAGTAGTAGATCTCCTCTGTGTTCAGGTCTACTGATCTAGTCGCATACATGACTCCACAGGCCATGAAGGCATTACCTGCTAACTGCATGAAAACACCTGTATTCCACTGTTTCTCAATGCCGAAAGATTTCTCATCAATCTTAGCAAGGACAATTTTCCCCTTACTCTCCTCTGTGGCATACATTACCCACAACCCCTTCTCATCAGCTGCAAAGTCCAGGTTCTGATCCGGTGAGTAAGTGTATGAGAATCTCTGACTGACCCCTGGGATGACTCTGTATTCATATTTGGAGCTGGTCAGGTTCAGTTTGACCATAGTACCTACAGGTGTGTTGTGCGGGTAGTATATGGTATTACCGTGAACAATGTAATTGTTACCATTACCCTCCCAACCGCTCTGGAGATGATAGCTTTTGAATGAAGACCTGAGAATCAGCTTATCATAGTTAGAGTACAAATAGAAGTCATACACTGCAGCGCCAGTGTATGCACCGTACCAGTACATGGATTCATAGCCTCGAACAGGTTTGGAGTCCTTCCCCCAACCACCATACTGATAACTAGGATTTAAGTGAGCATTCAACTGAGCGACCATAGGCTTGCTGATTGTCCCAATTCCTGTGTTGTTGCAGTTACCTGGGAAGAAGCAGACAATTTTTCCATTGAATGacagtttgtgtgtatatatatatatatatatatatatatatatatatataagtatataagTATTTGCCTCACCAATATCTGGCGTAGTGAACTCTTGATCCTTCTGACACTGCTCCAGCTTCTTCTGCAGTTTGCCAAACTCGATACGGATCACTTCCAGGTTGCTCTTGTCGTAGGTTTCCAGTTGGTTCACAATGTTGGTCATGTTGCGAATCTAGAAAAGAACAACATAAATTGTAGGAAACCAGTCATCCTCtggacaccgtcatcagcaaccagaggagcctcttcagccacagactgctccttcccaagtgcaggaccaacaaactgaaaaactcCTCTTCATcacactgtacaactcctcactcagggggaggaggagtaacaggaagacagaggtcgggaaggagaggaacagtagtagcaaagagatcaataaagttctatctcatCTCTGTCTATCTGATCTAATGTGTTGACAAAAAGCCAAACAGCAGATATCTAGAAGTTTGATTAAAAACAGTTGGACCTCTTCAAGAAGATGAAATTTTTACATGTATAACCATTGTTTTCTTGCAATGACAAATCTGATCTGCTGTTTGCAGGTAGGTGCAAACAAACCTCGGCATGTAGACTGTCGAACATGGGAGAGGAAGCATTGATGGAGCCTTTGAGCTGAGACACCAGAGCCTCAAACTCTTTCAGCTCAGTCTTGAGCAGCTCAAAGTCCAGTTTGATGTATTTGTCAGGGCTGCTTGCCAACATGGCCACTCTAACAGTCAGATCCATCAGTTGTTCCAAGTAGATCTCCATCTTACTCTCATAGCTCACCATCTGAAAGAATTTTGACAAAATAAGCACATGGATCAACACAACAATTAGTATAGAGCCAACATCATCAAGCTCTTAAGGCTTATTGCGGCACCTTGTTCACTTGGATTTTCACTTCCAGGATCAGATCCTTGGTGACTTGTTGCATGTTTTGAACCCGGTCTGCAGGGAAGGTGGTATCAGGCACAGACACATGACAAACGCACTGACCTGACTCACCCACTGATGCAGTTACATTGCCGGATTCCCAGTCCTCCAACGGCTGTAAATGGACGGAAAAGCAAATTTAAAATCAGATTGTAATAAAAGTACCAACACATGCATGCAAGTGATAAAAAGTCATTTACTATCCAGGCcaaagcaggactgaggattgGCATGAGCAGCAGGACAACGGGCAGCATCATGTCTCACTTTATCTCACAAGCTTAGTGTCTCCTAGTCGGTCTGGTTTGAGGGTTTTTAAAGGCAGTCTTATCAGGTCAATACAGACATAATTGTTCTCATCAGAGTTATTGTTTGAGCACTCTGAAATGTAAAAACAAGTCCAGATGTTCTTTCACACGTAGATGGTAATAAGATTTGTCCTTGTTTGAACATAATAAATTTTGAGGGCTCCACCCTGTCAGATCTTCAGTATTGGGTGTGGATGAGAAAAGTGTCATATGTTGTCGTCTGTGGTGGTGTTGTGTCACATTTATGGCATGTTACTGTTAGCTGGGATTAATGTACAATGTGCCAGGAAAACATGACCACGTCTACAATTACGTCTGGTCAAGTCTTGAGCAGGCAGCaaccaaatctaggcttgcatctcagatgtaccttctggcaatttgtagttcAACCTTCCTCCTCTCTATCCCTTCatcctgaagctgtataactggggatacaaaatgcaaaacatgcactatgcacaatttctccaatcacagccacagaaacctgtaatgtcttctgggttgtctgggtttcttggtggctttcctcactcttcttttttgagaactgtctactccatgcagatttaccacagagtgctatactgtatttcttaataactgatgtaaataaagttgaagacattttcagtggcagttttatcatcagagagcctcgtccacaatgaccacaaaagactccaagctgtctttGATGTTAAAGGAAGCAACACATGGGTATGTAAgcctttgatcagggtcatttgggttgtTTCTATTGTCATTACGATTATAAACAGGCATGCGCATAACTGGTACTCgtacttgtgcatgctaaaaataaatggtgtgcagcagaaaacacaagggaagcgcatcataagaggaaagcaatgacagattgtaggaaaaaaaTTCCCTCTGCTGTTCAACTTATATACGAGCACCataagtaccagttatgtgcacctctGTTTATAAAGAgtgaacacagttgtttgacagtaaatggtttcaaccaaccactaaccgtgagtgaaaaaaaaagtttttgtgttattcatgagagagagagagaccctttggctgctcccttgttttcactcggggtcaccacagcaaatccaagatggatctgcatgtcgaATTGGCatatgttttacaccagatgccctttctgatgcaactccacattacaggggtgggatttgaactgggaacctcccACACTTGGCTTCAGTGTGGGAGCACTTTGAGCACAACTGCAGATAAACATATGAGTTCAGTTTGTTAAAACTATAACTCTGAAACACTAAATGCGTCTTGTAACTTTCATTTCAAAGGTCACATAGTGAAGACAAAATCgttcaaatctggtgaactttgatgcaccacatcaaACTCAAGGTGAACCTTGCTTTGCTCATGTAATATCCTATTGAAGTGTCTGTCAGCTGCACGATGGTTggtggatgctggattgatgatggatttggGGCAGCCATTGTTGGCAGTGAGATGCACAAACCATGTCTGCACAGAATTTTCTGATTGATCTGATGtctgatgaaaaagaaattcagtAAATCAGAGAAAGAAACCAATGTTTTCTAATTGTTTAACATCAGCCaaattttaaaactaaaataatatAGCTACATATTTACAACAACCCTGCataaaggattttatatgaaaaaGCTATATTTAAAAGAGGCATAGATGCAAGAATATTTCAAAGTCACTTAATATCCCTTGGGGTTAATTTAAAGTCACcagtaataaataaaaacaatgcagtAATGTATAGTAATTTTGTTTAGGTTCACTTGGATCTTTTCAACCAATAATATGATCATCTCTGGGTATTAATTTAGGCTTAATTTCTGAATCAGTTAAAGTCTGTATGGTCTCAAGTGTACAGCTACTCAAGGTTCCATGGATCTTTTTGAGAGGGCTCCTGAGAAGGAACCTGACTTGTGAAGATCTGAATTTATGCTTTGGAAGCCTTGTCCTAGCTTCTTCTTGAATTAAGAAGACACCAGTTCTTCAGTTGGGTCCTTAAATTCAGCCAAAGGTTCTCCACTTAATTTCAGATTGTGCCAATTAGTAATTTTATCAATTTCTGTAATTTTCCATGATGTTTAAAGAGACATTCTTCTTGTTCTCTGTAAACATTCACACACTGAAAATCTGacagtaaataaaaactgaaataaatttatcttgtaacttttaatttttttattatataaGGTAGACATTCTATTGGACTTAATGCACATATTGAttgataaaatggaatatgtgcaGTCAGTGAAAATGTAGTTTGAAAGATTTTCCTGTGGTGTATGTAAAAATATGCCCCCAACTCAAATGGATTTGACAGCATTAGTGTATAACTGTCATCAGATGCCTCTGAGGTTCTGCAGACGCTGTACTGGAACATCAtcgtgaagaaagagctgagcctgaAGACGAGGCTCTAAaattaccagttgatttatgctcctatcctcacctgtgcTCATGAGCCTTGGGTAAGAAGGCCACAGATACAAACggtagaaatgagattcctccttcGGGTATCTGGTCTTAcattcagggacagggtgagaaaattgaatatccaggagggattctgagtagagccactgctccttcacatcataaggagtcagctgaggtggtttgggcatctggtgaggatgcaccCTGGTTgtttccctagggaggtcttccaggcatgtccaactgggaagagACCTCTAGGATTACCCAGGatgcactggagggattatatctcccagaTAGTCTGGGAATGCCTCAGAATTTCCCAGAAAGTGTTTAAGAACTTGACTGAGGATAAAGAACTGTGGGATGACaatcagcaaaaaataaatgaataaatgaatgaatatcttTCCTATATATTAGCATTAGACATTATATTTGCTCTTATACTGTGTGATCTTTGACAAATTAATCTCAACATCCAGTCACTTCCAACAGTTTGATCCAGTTACTTTATGTATCTACACTAAGTGTGGTATGGGTAATTGGACTTTTATAAACATTTATAATG harbors:
- the LOC117500612 gene encoding olfactomedin-4-like isoform X1, with the protein product MMLPVVLLLMPILSPALAWIPLEDWESGNVTASVGESGQCVCHVSVPDTTFPADRVQNMQQVTKDLILEVKIQVNKMVSYESKMEIYLEQLMDLTVRVAMLASSPDKYIKLDFELLKTELKEFEALVSQLKGSINASSPMFDSLHAEIRNMTNIVNQLETYDKSNLEVIRIEFGKLQKKLEQCQKDQEFTTPDIGNCNNTGIGTISKPMVAQLNAHLNPSYQYGGWGKDSKPVRGYESMYWYGAYTGAAVYDFYLYSNYDKLILRSSFKSYHLQSGWEGNGNNYIVHGNTIYYPHNTPVGTMVKLNLTSSKYEYRVIPGVSQRFSYTYSPDQNLDFAADEKGLWVMYATEESKGKIVLAKIDEKSFGIEKQWNTGVFMQLAGNAFMACGVMYATRSVDLNTEEIYYSFNTNTGEEKQHNIQFQKFQEKYTNLDYNPTDQKLYMYNTGYYVSYNTKFNKE